The Pseudoxanthomonas suwonensis sequence GGCCTTGCCCCGCACCCGCGCGCGCAGCCGGTCCAGCCCCAGGAACACCGCCGGGGTGGTGTACAGGGTCAGCAGCTGGCTCACCAGCAGGCCGCCGACGATGGCGATGCCGAGCGGGCGACGCATCTCCCAGCCCTCGCCGGTGGCCAGCATCAGCGGCAGCATGCCCAGCAGCGCGGCCACGCTGGTCATCAGGATCGGGCGGAAGCGCAGCCGCGCCGCCTCCAGGATCGCCGCGCGCGCCGGCAGCGCCTGCTCGCGCTGCGCCGCCAGGGCGAAATCGACCATCAGGATGGTGTTCTTCATCACCACCCCGACCAGCAGGAACAGCCCCAGCAGCGAGATCAGGTTCAGCTCGCCGTCGAAGGCCAGCAGCGCCAGCAGCGCACCGATCCCGGCCGAAGGCAGGATCGACAGGATCGCCAGCGGCTGCACGTAGCTCTCGTACAGCACGCCCAGCACCAGGTACACCGCCAGCACCGCGCCCAGGATCAGCCACAGCTGGCGGTCGCGCAGTTCCTGCAGGCTGCCGGCTTCTTCGCCGAGCTTGGCCCGTACCTCGGTCGGCAGCATGATCCGGGCCATCGCCTCCTCGATCGCGGCGGTGGCCTCGCCCAGGGTCACCCCGGGTGCCAGCGCGAAGCTGACCCGGGTGGAGACGAACTGCTCGCGGTGCAGGATCCGGTCCGGCGCCATCCCGTATTCCCAGCGCGCGAACGCGGACAGCGGCACGCGCTGGCCGCCGCGGCCGATCGCGTACACCTGGTCCAGCGTGGTCGGCGACTGGGTGTAGCGCGGCTCCAGTTCCATCACCACCCGGTACTGGTTGAGGCTGTCGTACAGGGTGGCGACCTGGCGCTGGCTGAAGGAGTTGTTGAGCACGGTGGCGACCAGGCGCATGTCCACGCCCAGCCGGGTCGCCGCCTCGCGGTCGATCTCCAGCTGCACCTGGCGCATGCCTTCGTCGCCGCTGGAATCCACGTCCACCAGCTGCGGCAGCGCCGCCAGCGCTTCCTGCACCTTCGGCGTCCATTCGCGCAGCGGGGCGCTGTCGCCGGCCAGCAGCTGCAGGTCGAGGTTGCCGTCGTTGTTGCCGCCGCCGATGCGGATGTCCTGGTCGACCCACAGCCACAGGTTGCCGCCGGGCACCCGGGGCAGGTCCTTGCGCAGGCGGTCGATCACCTCGCGGCTGGACACGCCGCGCTCGGCCAGCGGCTTCATCTGGATCATGATGAAGCCGTTGTTGACGCCGGTGCCGCCGCCGATGAAGCCAGCGATGTCGGCGATCGCCGGGTCGGCCAGCAGGTACTGGCGGTAGGCCTGGATCTTCGGCTGCATCACCTGGAAGGACAGGCCGTCGTCGCCGCGGGCGAAGCCGCGCAGCTGGCCGGTGTCCTGCTGCGGCACCGTGCCCTTGGGCACCTTGGCGAACAGGAACACGTTGAGCGCGATGGTCGCCAGCAGCACGCACAGCGCGATCGGCAGGTGGGCCAGGGTGCGGTCCAGGCTGCGCAGGTAGGCGCGGCGCAGGCCGCCGAACAGCAGTTCGCCCAGCCGTTCCCAGGGCGGCACCACGCGCCCGGGATCGACCGGCCTGAGCAGGCGCGAGCACAG is a genomic window containing:
- a CDS encoding efflux RND transporter permease subunit: MSPRADADRVNLSRVFIERPVATVLLAIAVVLCGLLALRQLPVAPLPQVDYPAIQVNASLPGASPESMAATVATPLERALGSIPGITRLTSASNQGNTRIDLQFSLDRNVDEAAREVQAAINAARAQLPAGMPGMPWYRKINPSQAPIMALALSSDTFTPGQVFDVASTVIAQKIAQVPGVGQVEAGGSSLPAVRVSLNPHALNQYGIALDDVAGSIRNANALRPLGQVARDDRQWQVEAGLQLRTAEEYRDLVVAWRDGRPVHLRDVAQVGEGTENRYATGFHNERNAVLLIVSRQPGANIIQTVDAIHAQMDTLQALLPAGVDMKVVMDRSPVIRATLREAQTTLVLAVTLVVLVVFAFLGSWRAALVPTLAIPVSLFGALAIIWLAGFSLNTLSLMALIVAAVLVVDDAIVVLENISRHLDAGLSPKQAALRGAGEVGATLLSMNIALAVVFVSILFLDDFVEKLFREFSLTLVAAMSVSLLVSLSLTPALCSRLLRPVDPGRVVPPWERLGELLFGGLRRAYLRSLDRTLAHLPIALCVLLATIALNVFLFAKVPKGTVPQQDTGQLRGFARGDDGLSFQVMQPKIQAYRQYLLADPAIADIAGFIGGGTGVNNGFIMIQMKPLAERGVSSREVIDRLRKDLPRVPGGNLWLWVDQDIRIGGGNNDGNLDLQLLAGDSAPLREWTPKVQEALAALPQLVDVDSSGDEGMRQVQLEIDREAATRLGVDMRLVATVLNNSFSQRQVATLYDSLNQYRVVMELEPRYTQSPTTLDQVYAIGRGGQRVPLSAFARWEYGMAPDRILHREQFVSTRVSFALAPGVTLGEATAAIEEAMARIMLPTEVRAKLGEEAGSLQELRDRQLWLILGAVLAVYLVLGVLYESYVQPLAILSILPSAGIGALLALLAFDGELNLISLLGLFLLVGVVMKNTILMVDFALAAQREQALPARAAILEAARLRFRPILMTSVAALLGMLPLMLATGEGWEMRRPLGIAIVGGLLVSQLLTLYTTPAVFLGLDRLRARVRGKALAKVARQST